In a genomic window of Leisingera caerulea DSM 24564:
- a CDS encoding crotonase/enoyl-CoA hydratase family protein translates to MARVTTGYKDNIAYVTLARPDKHNALDEEMVNAIIAAGQEVAASDARAVVLSGSGKSFCAGLDMASFAVLAQRDLDSYVMDRTHHDANAFQEVAMVWRRVPVPVIAAVHGACFGGGLQIALGADIRVAHPDAQLSVMEMKWGLIPDMGGMALLPRLVRSDVLRRLTYTAEKIGAQQALDWGLVTELAGNPLSRANELAAAIAAQSPSAIRAAKRLIAQAESGASQAEVLLAESAEQLALIGKPDQMEAVTAQLQKRPPNFR, encoded by the coding sequence ATGGCCAGAGTTACCACCGGCTACAAGGACAACATCGCCTATGTCACGCTTGCCCGTCCGGACAAGCACAACGCGCTGGACGAGGAGATGGTGAACGCGATCATCGCCGCCGGACAGGAAGTGGCCGCCTCGGATGCCCGCGCGGTGGTGCTGTCGGGCTCCGGCAAAAGTTTCTGCGCCGGGCTCGACATGGCCAGCTTCGCCGTGCTGGCGCAGCGCGACCTCGACAGCTATGTGATGGACCGCACCCACCACGACGCCAACGCCTTTCAGGAGGTGGCGATGGTCTGGCGCCGGGTGCCGGTGCCGGTGATTGCCGCGGTGCATGGCGCTTGTTTCGGCGGCGGGCTGCAAATCGCTCTGGGCGCCGATATCCGCGTCGCCCATCCCGATGCGCAGCTGTCGGTGATGGAAATGAAATGGGGGCTGATCCCCGACATGGGCGGCATGGCGCTGCTGCCGCGGCTGGTGCGCTCCGACGTGCTGCGCCGCCTGACCTACACGGCGGAAAAGATCGGCGCGCAGCAGGCGCTGGACTGGGGGCTGGTGACCGAACTGGCCGGCAACCCGCTGTCGCGCGCCAATGAGCTGGCCGCCGCCATCGCTGCGCAAAGCCCCTCGGCAATCCGCGCCGCCAAGCGGCTGATTGCCCAGGCCGAAAGCGGCGCCTCCCAGGCCGAGGTGCTGCTGGCCGAAAGCGCCGAACAGCTGGCGCTGATCGGCAAGCCCGACCAGATGGAGGCGGTCACCGCCCAGTTGCAAAAGCGCCCGCCGAACTTCCGCTGA